One stretch of Glycine soja cultivar W05 chromosome 7, ASM419377v2, whole genome shotgun sequence DNA includes these proteins:
- the LOC114419140 gene encoding uncharacterized protein LOC114419140, translating to MRTNIKKILPSNMALMHRYGRNLWQPAKPLIGRKKMQEIQKNNDCPHLLSRGGYDLLEKKLLDEKIKKRQHDALMTENPALIEDLPSPIQRHVKWKMARTNRYGMMTSKAARQIADKIDSLKEQVTQGEFVPQGRQDILNTTIGIPDHGGRVRAAGSGVTISQYYGRTSRASTTSSISFTKEQLVEIVVTIREQVRNEIEEEKKRSLHAWKNELKDAIITDIFNGDKVSAPANFDLNVLGARVSTKESNAEIVVNPSGEEHVGRVTPPMGLYVQSQDCTKLVALGKIHDGPSTIHCVAYADDVVRVSVEKVIDGEAEVPLATSEIKYVRDVVNTFIAWPLPLVKLVSNEHSGITPDKAANAAELNNDVPKQDPLHELIKTLVEIYDKPVEFVWDLTKFGIPNVNSLLFLTYTNVSEITSGEKCLNIAILQFWTMYMNEWSNGLGHRSVYGFLEPQSIHNAKDRRGQCEEYIEKWLKESQRQLYIGAYLNDAHWQMVVLCPKDNVVV from the exons GAAGAAGATGCAGGAAATCCAAAAGAATAATGACTGTCCCCATTTGCTTTCCCGCGGGGGATATGATTTGCTAGAAAAGAAGCTGTTAGACGAGAAAATCAAGAAAAGGCAACATGACGCATTGATGACTGAAAATCCAGCACTCATTGAGGACCTCCCATCTCCCATTCAAAGACATGTCAAGTGGAAGATGGCACGCACGAACCGATATGGGATGATGACATCTAAGGCTGCTAGACAAATTGCTGATAAAATT GACTCGTTGAAAGAACAAGTGACACAGGGTGAGTTTGTCCCCCAGGGTCGTCAAGATATACTTAACACGACCATAGGAATACCAGATCATGGAGGTCGTGTTCGTGCAGCTGGGTCTGGGGTCACAATTAGTCAATACTATGGGAGGACATCACGTGCCTCAACTACCTCATCCATATCATTCACCAAAGAACAGTTAGTTGAAATAGTAGTGACCATTAGGGAACAAGTCAGGAATgagattgaagaagaaaagaagcgaAGTCTACACGCTTGGAAAAACGagctgaaggatgccatcatTACTGACATATTTAACGGAGATAAGGTCTCAGCACCGGCTAATTTTGACTTAAATGTGTTAGGTGCACGCGTGAGCACTAAGGAGAGCAATGCTGAAATTGTTGTGAACCCTTCTGGGGAAGAACATGTTGGTCGTGTAACACCGCCTATGGGGTTGTACGTCCAAAGTCAAGATTGTACAAAGCTGGTGGCGTTGGGAAAAATTCATGATGGACCATCTACCATACATTGCGTAGCATATGCAGATGATGTCGTAAGGGTTAGTGTCGAAAAAGTAATTGATGGTGAAGCTGAAGTTCCATTAGCGACATCAGAAATTAAGTATGTGAGAGATGTCGTTAACACATTCATTGCATGGCCATTGCCTTTGGTAAAACTGGTATCAAATGAG CATTCAGGAATCACTCCAGACAAAGCTGCCAATGCTGCCGAATTAAACAATGATGTTCCTAAACAGGACCCCTTGCATGAGTTGATTAAGACCCTTGTTGAGATTTACGACAAGCCTGTGGAGTTTGTGTGGGATCTTACTAAATTTGGGATTCCAAATGTAAATTCATTGTTGTTCTTAACGTATACTAATGTCAGTGAAATAACATCAGGTGAAAAATGCTTGAACATAGCCATACTTCAATTTTGGACCAT GTATATGAATGAGTGGAGTAATGGCTTGGGTCATCGATcggtgtatggattccttgagcctcAATCTATACACAATGCAAAGGATAGACGTGGGCAATGTGAAGAATATATTGAAAAATGGCTTAAGGAATCTCAACGACAACTGTACATAGGAGCTTATTTGAATGA CGCCCATTGGCAAATGGTTGTGTTGTGTCCTAAAGACAATGTGGTGGTCTAG
- the LOC114419142 gene encoding protein indeterminate-domain 5, chloroplastic-like, translating into MAAPFSAASLFAIREEDQNQMKQQQHSSTPSSSTTPAAPPQKKRRNQPGTPYPDAEVIALSPKTLMATNRFLCEVCNKGFQREQNLQLHRRGHNLPWKLKQKTNKEPKRKVYLCPEPTCVHHDPSRALGDLTGIKKHYSRKHGEKKWKCDKCSKKYAVQSDWKAHSKTCGTREYRCDCGTLFSRRDSFITHRAFCDALAQESARDQPPNLSSAISNQLYGNSNNISLGLSQMGPQIPSIHDQNHQSSDLLHFGGAPRTGQFDHILPPNIASSSPFRPSMQTPPFFMQEPNQTYHDSNKPFQGLIQLSDLNNNNAPSGSNFFNLPFLSNRANKNNNYSEEQQQFNTAEESNFFSESTMNIGTDHQANSTTTAPSLFSTNSLQNTNISHMSATALLQKAAQMGSTSSSNHNIINNNTTNNNPSASSILRSLASKSDQRQLGGGAGNYATIFNNSVQEMMDISGFEAYDHHGGMNKEQKLGVGGSDRLTRDFLGVAQQQQQQQREGFNLVSSLESETNNNNAAPSGQSFGSDGNFQ; encoded by the exons atggCAGCACCTTTTTCTGCAGCATCTCTTTTTGCAATCAGAGAAGAGGATCAGAATCAGATGAAGCAGCAGCAGCATTCCTCAACACCATCATCATCAACCACTCCAGCTGCACCACCccagaagaaaagaagaaaccaACCAGGAACACCAT ATCCAGATGCGGAGGTGATAGCACTATCTCCCAAGACCCTAATGGCAACAAACAGGTTTTTATGTGAAGTGTGCAATAAAGGGTTCCAAAGAGAGCAAAACCTACAGCTGCACAGAAGAGGACACAACTTGCCTTGGAAGCTAAAGCAAAAGACCAACAAAGAGCCAAAGAGAAAGGTTTATCTGTGTCCCGAGCCCACATGTGTTCACCATGACCCTTCAAGAGCCCTTGGAGACCTCACTGGCATTAAGAAACACTACTCTCGCAAACATGGTGAGAAGAAGTGGAAGTGTGATAAGTGCTCCAAGAAATATGCTGTTCAATCAGATTGGAAGGCACACTCCAAAACCTGTGGCACTAGAGAGTATAGATGTGACTGTGGCACCCTCTTCTCCAG AAGAGACAGTTTCATCACTCACAGAGCCTTCTGTGATGCTTTGGCACAAGAAAGTGCCAGAGATCAGCCACCAAACCTGAGCAGTGCCATTAGCAACCAACTATATGGAAACAGCAACAACATATCCTTAGGCTTATCTCAAATGGGTCCACAAATCCCTTCAATCCATGACCAAAACCATCAATCTAGTGACCTATTGCATTTTGGTGGTGCACCAAGGACTGGTCAATTTGACCACATTCTCCCACCAAACATTGCCTCATCATCACCCTTTAGACCTTCCATGCAAACCCCACCATTCTTCATGcaagaaccaaaccaaacctacCATGACTCAAACAAGCCATTCCAAGGACTAATACAATTATCTGACCTAAACAACAACAATGCCCCTTCTGGCTCCAACTTTTTCAACCTTCCTTTTCTATCCAACCGTgccaacaagaacaacaactaTTCTGAGGAACAACAACAATTCAACACGGCTGAAGAGTCCAATTTCTTCTCAGAAAGCACCATGAACATTGGCACTGATCACCAAGCAAACTCCACCACCACTGCCCCTTCTCTCTTCAGCACTAATTCCCTTCAAAACACCAACATTTCTCACATGTCCGCAACAGCACTGCTTCAAAAAGCTGCTCAAATGGGTTCAACAAGTTCAAGCAACCacaacatcatcaacaacaacaccaCCAATAACAACCCTAGTGCCTCCTCTATTCTTAGAAGCTTAGCATCAAAATCTGATCAGAGGCAACTCGGTGGTGGTGCTGGAAACTATGCAACAATCTTCAACAACAGTGTTCAGGAAATGATGGACATTTCAGGGTTTGAAGCATATGATCATCATGGTGGCATGaacaaagaacaaaaactcGGTGTTGGAGGCTCTGATAGGCTCACAAGGGACTTTCTAGGAGTTgcgcagcagcaacaacaacaacaacgagaAGGGTTTAACTTGGTGAGTTCTTTGGAATCAgagacaaataataataatgctgCGCCGTCAGGTCAATCTTTCGGAAGTGATGGCAACTTTCAGTGA